From the Polyangiaceae bacterium genome, one window contains:
- a CDS encoding sterol desaturase family protein, whose product MTALIAFAVLFAVFVPLERAFLARPQRVFRREWLTDAAFFAGQYLLWTGLIVSALSSMADLADRLPLAGVRSAIAHQPVALQAVEVVLLGDLLVYWGHRLSHRVELLWRFHRVHHTAEHLDWLAAHREHPLDGLYTQVLVNLPAILLGFPVATIAGVAAFRGLWGLFIHSNVQLPLGPLKYVLGSPRLHHWHHDYERGGNVNFANLMPLMDLLFGTYHEPAQEPRRYGIAEAVPRNYLAQLLFPLGLWPRPSHPFKRNSPPQMTRRGQLG is encoded by the coding sequence ATGACTGCCTTGATTGCGTTCGCGGTACTCTTCGCGGTGTTCGTGCCGTTGGAACGTGCGTTCTTGGCGCGACCGCAGCGCGTGTTTCGTCGTGAGTGGCTCACGGACGCAGCCTTCTTCGCCGGACAGTACCTGCTGTGGACCGGCCTCATCGTCAGCGCCTTGAGTAGCATGGCAGATCTCGCCGACCGACTTCCCCTTGCCGGCGTGCGAAGCGCCATTGCGCATCAACCCGTCGCGCTGCAAGCCGTCGAGGTCGTCCTGCTCGGCGATCTGTTGGTGTACTGGGGACATCGGCTATCGCATCGAGTCGAACTGTTGTGGCGCTTCCACCGCGTGCACCACACGGCGGAACATCTCGACTGGCTCGCCGCCCATCGTGAGCACCCCCTCGATGGGCTGTACACCCAGGTGCTGGTGAATCTGCCGGCGATCTTACTGGGCTTTCCCGTCGCGACCATTGCCGGCGTGGCTGCCTTTCGTGGATTGTGGGGGCTCTTCATCCACTCCAACGTCCAGCTGCCCTTGGGCCCCCTCAAGTACGTGCTCGGCTCTCCGCGCCTACACCATTGGCACCACGACTACGAACGCGGGGGCAACGTGAACTTCGCGAACCTGATGCCTCTCATGGATTTGCTCTTCGGCACCTACCACGAGCCCGCGCAGGAACCTCGACGCTACGGCATCGCGGAGGCCGTCCCGCGCAACTATCTGGCCCAATTGCTGTTTCCCCTCGGGCTCTGGCCAAGGCCATCGCACCCCTTCAAACGAAACTCTCCACCACAGATGACACGCCGAGGGCAGCTGGGATAG
- a CDS encoding radical SAM protein, translating to MRFLLVGPDLESNLSLGYLASSLQQAGHDAEIVPFSSGADAQAVLSRALRADVVGLSLSFQVRAPEFLELASALKAQRPRQPLIAGGHFASCAAAELLRDYSSLDLIVLHEGERTIVELAELGDELLSRAAEVPGVVYRDGRETRASEPRPALEDINALPPPDRSGPSRLVAGVPTAYVMGSRGCVRRCDYCCITTLHRLTPGPRFRRRDPEHVVAELAELYHRRGVRQFVFHDDNFLVPSERQNAERLAEYERAIESAGMRDIGIVMKCGPQDLDRASLVKLKELGLLRIFLGIESGSQCGLDSIGRRQTTADTERALSLCEEYGVSSQYTMIIFHPDATIESMLEDLDFVAKHPAHPLNYCRAELYAGTPLEKRMLESGQALGTYMARTYRYVDERVARVWRVGRELFAGRCWGRDEILGHAIRLDHQIAVLAHFYDGNEVAELVADFARWQLRLNLETAELFRELVVACGEVDDDAAPRLVGAVESIREREVTSRAWHRQQLCRFRERIAAIVEPVLQFATSERAPSPQRPRLARIPRHAIALVVAAGIIGCAGTQARPDDGVAEAAPPPIDEPRAFPGEDSDNPGQDAGTNVPPPFVDDDGVAEMAPPPFKEDDGVAEAAPPPIDPGIK from the coding sequence ATGCGATTTCTCTTGGTAGGACCGGACCTCGAGTCCAACCTCTCCCTCGGGTACTTGGCGTCGTCGCTGCAGCAGGCGGGACACGACGCTGAGATCGTGCCGTTCTCGTCGGGTGCCGATGCGCAGGCGGTACTCAGTCGCGCGCTGCGCGCCGACGTGGTGGGGCTGTCGCTCTCCTTTCAGGTGCGTGCGCCGGAGTTCCTCGAACTGGCGAGTGCGCTGAAGGCGCAGCGTCCGCGGCAGCCGTTGATCGCGGGCGGGCACTTTGCTTCTTGCGCCGCGGCGGAGCTCTTGCGCGACTACTCGAGCCTGGACCTGATCGTGTTGCACGAGGGCGAGCGAACCATCGTCGAGCTTGCCGAGCTTGGAGACGAGTTGCTGTCGCGCGCAGCGGAGGTGCCCGGCGTCGTCTATCGCGACGGACGGGAGACCCGCGCAAGTGAGCCGCGTCCTGCCCTCGAGGACATCAACGCGCTGCCGCCTCCGGATCGCTCTGGACCGTCACGTCTGGTGGCGGGGGTGCCGACAGCCTACGTCATGGGCAGTCGCGGCTGCGTGCGTCGCTGCGACTACTGCTGCATCACAACGTTGCATCGGCTGACTCCGGGGCCTCGCTTTCGCCGCCGAGATCCAGAGCACGTCGTGGCCGAGTTGGCAGAGCTCTATCACCGCCGCGGCGTGCGCCAGTTCGTGTTCCATGACGACAACTTCCTCGTGCCCTCGGAGCGTCAGAATGCCGAGCGACTGGCGGAATACGAGCGCGCCATCGAGAGCGCAGGCATGCGCGATATCGGCATCGTGATGAAGTGCGGGCCCCAAGACTTGGATCGCGCTTCCCTGGTCAAGCTGAAGGAGTTGGGCCTACTGCGCATCTTCCTGGGCATCGAGTCGGGTAGCCAATGCGGCCTCGACTCCATCGGTCGACGTCAGACCACGGCCGACACGGAACGTGCGCTATCCCTTTGCGAGGAGTACGGCGTCTCGTCGCAGTACACGATGATCATCTTCCACCCCGACGCGACCATCGAGTCGATGCTGGAGGACCTGGACTTCGTCGCGAAGCACCCGGCGCATCCTTTGAACTACTGCCGTGCCGAACTCTACGCGGGAACGCCGCTCGAGAAGCGGATGCTCGAGAGCGGTCAGGCGCTGGGAACCTACATGGCGCGGACCTATCGCTATGTCGACGAGCGCGTCGCGCGCGTGTGGCGTGTCGGACGCGAGCTGTTCGCGGGGCGCTGCTGGGGCCGAGACGAGATCTTGGGTCACGCCATCCGTCTGGATCATCAAATCGCAGTGCTGGCGCACTTCTACGACGGCAACGAAGTGGCGGAGCTGGTGGCGGACTTCGCACGCTGGCAGCTGCGCTTGAATCTCGAGACCGCGGAACTCTTCCGCGAGCTGGTCGTCGCCTGCGGCGAGGTAGACGACGACGCGGCCCCGAGGTTGGTCGGCGCCGTCGAGTCCATTCGCGAACGCGAAGTGACGAGCCGCGCATGGCATCGGCAACAGCTCTGCCGCTTTCGCGAGCGTATCGCCGCCATCGTGGAGCCAGTGCTTCAATTCGCCACTTCGGAGCGAGCCCCCTCGCCACAGCGACCGCGCCTCGCGCGCATCCCACGACACGCCATTGCTTTGGTGGTGGCGGCGGGGATCATCGGTTGCGCCGGCACTCAAGCCCGTCCCGACGACGGCGTTGCCGAGGCTGCGCCGCCGCCCATCGACGAGCCTCGGGCGTTTCCCGGTGAAGACAGCGACAATCCCGGGCAAGACGCTGGTACGAACGTGCCGCCGCCCTTCGTCGATGACGACGGCGTTGCGGAAATGGCCCCTCCACCGTTCAAGGAGGACGACGGTGTCGCCGAGGCGGCGCCACCGCCGATCGATCCAGGCATCAAGTGA
- a CDS encoding radical SAM protein, protein MSLPRPYLQASSLVERWLGEFSPSTLHGYHVIDWDVDHGLSLTLGCGDDHVLIELSARDEGSSCLTRTERFNVTARARFATDPNLSQTQLIVVDAVLHALRRMETTFPPIDRPTVDTAHSRKLSLRAVGVDRALTREGLGQYYLNPYVGCSIGCSYCFVEHQADLARALEGEPWRPWGRWVDIKRNLPAVLAREVRELTPGIVRMSPIVTDPYQPIEGRERITRQCLKLMLPAGFSPCVLTRAARLAEDIPLLTRFEKAWVGVSIPTDDDEVRRAFEPLADPIAARLDLLQKCKRAGLRTFAVIQPILPHDTNRLVDALAPLIEVVRIDGLHLGNRVRSIYEQLGRTDAMSDGWFQERSAALADAFRAQGVRLHELEDLRDLFEQRRC, encoded by the coding sequence ATGTCTCTTCCGCGTCCCTACCTACAAGCCAGCTCCCTCGTCGAGCGCTGGCTCGGCGAATTCTCGCCCAGCACGTTGCACGGCTATCACGTCATCGACTGGGACGTGGATCACGGCCTGTCACTGACCCTGGGTTGCGGCGACGACCACGTATTGATCGAGCTGTCCGCACGCGACGAAGGCTCGAGTTGTCTCACCCGCACGGAGCGTTTCAACGTGACAGCTCGCGCGCGCTTCGCGACGGATCCCAACCTGTCGCAGACACAGCTCATTGTCGTGGATGCCGTGTTGCATGCGCTGCGGCGCATGGAGACGACCTTTCCGCCCATCGATCGCCCCACCGTGGACACCGCACACTCGCGAAAGCTCTCCCTGCGCGCAGTCGGTGTGGACCGCGCTCTCACGCGCGAGGGTCTCGGCCAGTACTATCTAAACCCCTACGTCGGCTGCAGCATCGGCTGCAGCTACTGCTTCGTCGAGCACCAAGCGGATCTGGCGCGTGCCCTGGAGGGCGAACCGTGGCGCCCCTGGGGACGCTGGGTCGACATCAAGCGCAACTTGCCGGCAGTGCTTGCCCGCGAAGTCCGCGAGCTGACGCCGGGCATCGTGCGCATGAGTCCCATCGTCACGGATCCGTATCAGCCCATCGAAGGGCGCGAACGCATCACGCGGCAATGCCTGAAACTCATGCTCCCTGCGGGCTTTTCGCCCTGTGTCTTGACGCGCGCGGCGCGCCTCGCCGAGGACATTCCACTACTGACGCGCTTCGAGAAGGCCTGGGTTGGGGTCTCGATCCCCACCGACGACGACGAGGTGCGGCGCGCCTTCGAGCCCCTCGCCGATCCAATCGCAGCTCGCCTCGACTTGCTGCAGAAGTGCAAACGCGCAGGGCTCCGCACCTTTGCCGTGATCCAACCCATCCTGCCCCACGATACCAACCGCTTGGTAGATGCCTTGGCGCCCTTGATCGAGGTCGTCCGCATCGACGGGCTGCACTTGGGCAACCGAGTCCGCTCCATCTACGAGCAGTTGGGCCGCACCGATGCCATGAGCGACGGCTGGTTCCAAGAGCGCTCGGCCGCACTGGCCGACGCATTTCGTGCGCAAGGGGTGCGCCTTCACGAGTTGGAAGATCTACGAGACCTCTTCGAGCAGCGCAGGTGCTAG
- a CDS encoding pseudouridine synthase: protein MTLPVFVPRRLDKFLRDSTHHTVVEVRGLLAQAVVTVGGAVCTDAERLVFEDDAVMLNERLLSPRTEHEHFAFHKPRSVTSTTRDPRGKADLSRFMASLPRGVFPVGRLDRETTGLMLFTSDGDLANAVLHPDHGTTKSYWIWLDDHVPDDDERLRTMQAGVQVGSDWLRVEGVQVEHRSEDFTELSVTLHEGKNRHLRRLCRALDFHLVGLHRRRVGPIELGALAPGSFRPLHDDEVTALWRTTGGRKRVLQRKVRALHRLAKQQRAPAVQQERLERWLAAHEKSEDAASGTR from the coding sequence GTGACCTTGCCGGTTTTCGTTCCTCGGCGCCTCGACAAGTTCCTTCGAGACTCCACCCATCACACTGTGGTGGAAGTGCGAGGACTCCTCGCGCAAGCCGTCGTGACCGTCGGAGGCGCAGTCTGCACCGATGCGGAGCGGCTCGTCTTCGAAGACGACGCCGTGATGCTGAACGAACGCCTGCTTTCGCCTCGCACGGAGCACGAACACTTCGCATTCCACAAGCCGCGTTCGGTGACCTCGACCACCCGGGATCCGCGTGGCAAGGCGGATCTGTCGCGCTTCATGGCTTCGTTGCCCCGTGGGGTATTCCCCGTGGGACGCCTGGATCGTGAGACGACGGGACTGATGCTGTTCACCAGTGACGGGGATCTGGCCAACGCCGTGCTGCATCCGGACCATGGCACGACCAAGAGCTACTGGATCTGGCTCGACGACCATGTCCCCGACGACGACGAGCGCTTGCGCACGATGCAGGCGGGGGTTCAGGTTGGCTCCGATTGGCTGAGGGTCGAAGGCGTTCAAGTCGAGCATCGCAGCGAAGACTTCACGGAGCTAAGCGTCACCTTGCACGAGGGCAAGAACCGGCATTTGCGCCGACTGTGTCGGGCGCTCGACTTCCACCTCGTTGGTCTGCACCGTCGTCGCGTGGGCCCCATCGAACTCGGCGCGTTGGCGCCCGGTAGCTTTCGGCCCCTGCACGACGACGAGGTCACAGCGCTGTGGCGCACCACTGGTGGGCGGAAGCGGGTGCTGCAACGCAAAGTGCGCGCACTCCACCGCCTGGCGAAGCAGCAACGCGCGCCAGCAGTGCAACAAGAGCGACTGGAGCGCTGGCTCGCGGCGCATGAAAAGAGCGAGGACGCAGCGAGCGGAACGCGCTAG
- a CDS encoding AbrB/MazE/SpoVT family DNA-binding domain-containing protein, whose protein sequence is MTTVLSKKGQIVLPAEVRERLGLLPGDDFEVTVDDDQTITLRRINSPPNRGLVDALMSCPHTFEVPPRDSDEAPPVAL, encoded by the coding sequence ATGACCACGGTGCTGTCGAAGAAAGGGCAAATCGTGCTGCCCGCGGAGGTCCGGGAGCGGTTGGGCCTCCTGCCTGGCGACGATTTCGAAGTGACGGTGGATGACGACCAAACCATCACGCTCCGGCGGATCAACTCGCCGCCAAACCGGGGGCTGGTCGATGCATTGATGTCGTGCCCACACACGTTCGAGGTTCCCCCACGCGACAGCGACGAGGCACCCCCGGTGGCACTGTGA
- a CDS encoding FAD-binding oxidoreductase codes for MTASGASDFDAALSDWRQALTADQVTTDPAALARASTATFATSARVSVILLPETTRQVVDVLRIASQHHVPVYPTSRGKNWGLGSRVPTVDGAALIDLGRMQRIDDFDDVLGLVRIEPGVSFAQLYEYLAERRSNHFLNVTGSSPDASVLANALERGDGAGPYGYRFDHVADMEVVLPTSEVIHTGFSRFGETPLEGLHRHGVGPSLDGLFSQSNLGIVTRLTLHLSPVPQALGIVRFRLEDAARLGPTLDALGQLRREGTVRANAALSNDYRVLSTWRQFPFEVGAPGELAPTNELARLRRELGATWFGVQAIYSASEAQLQANLARVKELLAPCVNHLEVDERSGRARVGTELFTEPFPAFLFLQGIPHRASLSSMYWRKPNPAGSTIDPESDRCGVLWLCPSIPFTGKHVTIAAELAERVMADHGFEPFLVFITPTERIAFCMPLVIYDRDVPGEDERAMACHDALLTSFRRSGYLPHRLGIQSMHALPAAVDDFDDVLARLRAILDPAGILAPGRYDFQPSPRSLR; via the coding sequence ATGACCGCTTCCGGAGCGTCAGACTTCGACGCGGCGCTGAGCGACTGGCGCCAGGCGCTGACGGCTGACCAGGTAACGACCGACCCCGCAGCGCTGGCTCGCGCATCGACGGCCACCTTCGCGACCAGTGCACGCGTCAGCGTCATCTTGCTCCCCGAAACGACACGGCAAGTAGTCGACGTGCTTCGTATCGCGAGCCAGCACCACGTTCCTGTGTACCCCACGAGCCGCGGCAAGAATTGGGGACTGGGCTCGAGAGTGCCGACCGTGGACGGCGCCGCCTTGATCGACCTGGGGCGCATGCAGCGCATCGACGACTTCGACGACGTGCTCGGATTGGTACGCATCGAACCCGGCGTCAGCTTCGCGCAACTCTACGAGTACCTCGCGGAGCGACGCTCCAACCACTTCTTGAACGTCACGGGCAGCAGTCCCGACGCGAGCGTGTTGGCCAACGCGCTCGAGCGCGGCGATGGCGCGGGGCCCTACGGCTATCGCTTCGACCACGTCGCAGACATGGAAGTGGTGTTGCCCACGAGCGAGGTGATTCACACCGGTTTCAGCCGCTTTGGCGAAACACCGCTCGAAGGCCTGCATCGCCACGGCGTCGGCCCCAGCCTCGACGGCCTGTTCTCCCAGAGCAACCTCGGCATCGTCACACGTCTCACCTTGCACCTCAGCCCCGTGCCCCAGGCCCTTGGCATCGTGCGCTTTCGTTTGGAAGACGCCGCGCGTCTGGGTCCGACCCTGGACGCCCTGGGTCAGCTGCGCCGCGAGGGCACCGTCCGCGCCAATGCGGCGCTGTCCAACGACTACCGCGTGCTGTCCACTTGGCGCCAGTTTCCCTTCGAGGTCGGCGCGCCGGGCGAGCTGGCGCCCACGAACGAGCTCGCACGCCTGCGCCGAGAACTAGGAGCAACCTGGTTTGGCGTGCAGGCGATCTACTCGGCCTCGGAAGCGCAGCTGCAAGCGAATCTCGCACGCGTCAAAGAGCTGCTCGCGCCATGCGTCAATCACCTGGAGGTGGACGAGCGCTCCGGACGTGCACGCGTCGGCACCGAGCTGTTCACCGAGCCATTCCCCGCGTTCTTGTTCCTACAAGGCATTCCGCATCGCGCCAGCCTGTCGAGCATGTATTGGCGCAAGCCGAACCCGGCCGGCTCCACCATCGATCCCGAGTCCGATCGCTGCGGCGTGCTGTGGCTGTGCCCGTCGATCCCCTTCACGGGCAAGCACGTGACCATCGCGGCAGAGCTTGCCGAGCGCGTGATGGCGGACCACGGCTTCGAACCTTTTCTCGTGTTCATCACGCCCACGGAGCGCATCGCCTTTTGCATGCCTCTGGTGATCTACGATCGCGACGTGCCGGGTGAAGACGAGCGAGCCATGGCCTGCCACGATGCCCTGCTCACCAGCTTCCGCCGCAGCGGCTACCTGCCCCATCGCCTGGGCATTCAGTCGATGCACGCGCTCCCAGCCGCGGTCGACGATTTCGACGACGTGCTCGCACGCCTCCGCGCCATCCTCGACCCCGCGGGGATTTTGGCACCGGGCCGCTACGATTTTCAGCCTAGCCCGCGCTCCTTGCGCTGA
- a CDS encoding type II toxin-antitoxin system VapC family toxin produces MDTDVFSEAARAKPNANVIAWLRTNESSLYLSVVTIGELRRGIDRLPEGKRRDALLQWLGKVQDTMKGRVLSFNLSVANVWGQLKASWDARGIVVPSLDSQIAATAQRYGLSLVTRNLRHFRNTGVPIVNPFD; encoded by the coding sequence GTGGACACAGACGTTTTCTCCGAAGCCGCAAGAGCCAAACCAAACGCGAACGTGATCGCTTGGTTGCGCACCAACGAATCGTCGCTCTATCTGAGCGTGGTCACCATCGGCGAACTTCGTCGCGGCATAGACCGACTACCCGAAGGGAAGCGCCGAGACGCCCTGCTCCAGTGGCTCGGCAAGGTTCAAGACACCATGAAAGGGCGCGTGCTGAGCTTCAATCTGAGCGTTGCCAACGTGTGGGGACAGCTCAAGGCGAGCTGGGATGCACGCGGAATTGTCGTGCCCTCCCTGGACAGCCAAATCGCCGCCACCGCTCAGCGCTACGGCCTTTCCCTCGTCACACGCAACCTCAGGCACTTTCGCAACACCGGTGTGCCCATCGTGAACCCGTTCGATTGA
- a CDS encoding Uma2 family endonuclease: MATASYAVDPTDPRAPPQEVWDRLTDAERRQVLASLPSDSPRAAPPEGDQHRIPKNRALEALDEYYRRIRRRVYLSAELPVYYPDESMFAPDLLAVCDVELHPRASWVVSQECRGLDFILEIHVSGSAAKDFETNVERYARLGVPEYFAFDPIRRRVLGWRLPETGAKTYAPIIPQAGRWASAILELDLAIDDDGRLRFYHGTAALLDARELIDRLSGMVDEAVRRAEEEARRAEEEARRAEEEAQRADRLAAKLRELGVDPDSVE; encoded by the coding sequence TTGGCCACTGCATCTTACGCTGTCGACCCGACCGACCCGCGAGCACCGCCGCAGGAGGTATGGGATCGTTTGACGGACGCAGAGCGCCGGCAAGTCTTGGCGAGCCTACCGTCGGATTCGCCAAGGGCGGCGCCTCCCGAGGGAGACCAACATCGTATCCCGAAGAACCGAGCCCTCGAAGCCCTGGACGAGTACTACCGCCGCATCCGTCGGCGCGTGTACCTTTCGGCGGAGCTTCCGGTCTACTACCCCGATGAATCGATGTTCGCGCCCGACTTGTTGGCGGTGTGCGACGTGGAGCTTCATCCGCGTGCAAGCTGGGTCGTGAGCCAAGAGTGTCGCGGCCTGGACTTCATTCTCGAGATCCACGTGTCAGGCAGTGCTGCCAAGGACTTCGAGACCAACGTGGAGCGCTACGCGCGCTTGGGCGTGCCCGAGTATTTCGCCTTCGATCCGATTCGGCGCCGGGTGTTGGGTTGGCGCCTTCCCGAGACCGGCGCCAAGACCTACGCACCGATCATTCCCCAGGCGGGGCGGTGGGCATCCGCGATCCTGGAGCTTGACCTCGCTATCGACGATGACGGGCGTCTGCGCTTCTATCACGGGACCGCCGCCCTGCTCGACGCCCGCGAACTGATCGATCGCCTATCCGGCATGGTCGACGAGGCGGTCCGTCGTGCGGAAGAAGAAGCGCGCCGCGCGGAAGAAGAAGCACGCCGCGCGGAAGAAGAAGCGCAACGCGCCGATCGCCTGGCGGCGAAGCTGCGCGAGCTAGGCGTGGATCCCGACTCGGTGGAGTGA